One window of Daphnia carinata strain CSIRO-1 chromosome 7, CSIRO_AGI_Dcar_HiC_V3, whole genome shotgun sequence genomic DNA carries:
- the LOC130687962 gene encoding BDNF/NT-3 growth factors receptor-like has translation MGIITCSAENVVGRVSRDFVLVVNSPPIIVKFEKRQQFHWCIYYEIKGYPTPNRTWFFNNEKLLYSNDITDVSDNPLRGCLTFETTGLNREGNYTLSVSNVHGSANQTTVVRFHQQQSASSVQFANFETGIPGLPPHLPPPFLPVPPTTDVFHSNIKSKESSFSEEDIREHQSHTIRITMATITFIMGLTIISLLIIWMKIRLCKKIPLPDNEMGQYSKMFYLLNLFSRRRNVVEQNSPTSATVFRRETIPVHSTMTENPHYEAHHSSSTNDSKEDRDQVSMPLLVQNRKPEYKVIASSCLHSLKDLGEGVFGKVHLSTYCPPENAETGKFLVAVKILKFCGDESIKEFDREAVLLAALTHKNIVQFHGACVDERPWKMVFEYMENGDLNQFLRMRGPDAHLLEARHDPTCINILAHPVEDSGVDPPEKLSLLTLLQMARDISQGMEYLATMHYVHRDLATRNCLVGKNLVVKIGDFGMSRDIYSSDYYRVGGHTLLPVRWMPPESIMYRKFTSESDVWSFGVVLWEIFSFGKQPWYGYSNQEVIQQVTGGHILPCPLATPPDAYQLMLSCWQTQPNQRNTMKAVNERLLELCSPCIKNPALYLNVIE, from the exons GTATTATTACCTGTTCGGCGGAAAATGTTGTTGGCAGAGTGTCTCGTGATTTTGTACTCGTTGTGAACT cgCCTCCGATTATcgtgaaatttgaaaaacgtcAGCAGTTTCACTGGTGTATCTACTACGAGATCAAAGGCTATCCAACTCCGAATCGAACATGGTTCTTCAACAACGAAAAGCTCCTGTATTCAAACGATATCACAGACGTGTCAGATAACCCGTTGAGAG GTTGTTTGACATTTGAAACAACTGGTTTGAACAGAGAAGGCAACTACACCCTTTCCGTTTCCAATGTTCATGGCTCTGCCAATCAAACCACGGTAGTTCGCTTCCACCAGCAACAGAGCGCATCTTCGGTGCAATTTGCGAACTTCGAGACTGGGATACCTGGTTTACCCCCACATTTACCTCCGCCTTTCTTGCCAGTTCCACCTACGACTGATGTGTTCCATTCAAACATAAAATCGAAGGAATCATCTTTTTCAGAAGAGGATATTCGGGAACATCAGTCTCACacc ATTAGGATTACCATGGCGACCATCACTTTTATCATGGGCCTCACTATAATTTCTTTGTTAATTATCTGGATGAAAATTCGATTATGCAAGAAAATCCCTCTTCCTGACAATGAAATGGGACAATATAGCAAAATGTTTTATCTGCTGAATTTATTTTCGAG GCGACGCAATGTGGTGGAGCAAAACAGCCCAACAAGTGCGACAGTTTTCCGAAGAGAGACCATTCCAGTTCACTCGACAATGACAGAAAATCCTCACTACGAAGCGCATCATTCGTCTTCAACTAACGATTCGAAAGAAGATAGGGACCAAGTCTCTATGCCACTACTCGTTCAGAACAGAAAACCCGAGTACAAAGTCATTGCGTCGTCGTGTTTGCATTCACTAAAGGACTTGGGCGAAGGTGTTTTCGGAAAAGTTCACTTGTCGACGTACTGTCCGCCAGAAAACGCGGAAACGGGGAAGTTTCTTGTTGCT GTAAAAATCCTCAAATTTTGCGGAGATGAATCTATCAAGGAATTTGACCGGGAAGCTGTTCTACTTGCAGCTTTGACCCACAAGAATATCGTCCAATTTCACGGAGCTTGCGTCGATGAAAGGCCTTGGAAGATGGTATTCGAATACATGGAAAATGGAGACTTGAACCAATTTTTACG GATGCGTGGGCCGGACGCCCACCTTTTGGAGGCACGTCACGATCCAACGTGCATCAATATTTTGGCTCATCCTGTCGAAGACAGCGGTGTTGACCCACCCGAGAAGCTAAGCTTACTGACTCTGCTTCAAATGGCTAGAGATATTTCACAGGGAATGGAATACCTCGCGACCATG CACTACGTACACAGAGACTTGGCGACTCGCAATTGCCTTGTGGGTAAAAATCTCGTGGTAAAAATAGGCGATTTCGGCATGTCCAGGGATATTTACAGTTCCGATTACTATCGG GTCGGTGGGCACACTTTACTTCCAGTGCGTTGGATGCCTCCAGAGAGTATTATGTATCGCAAATTCACGTCGGAATCGGATGTTTGGTCGTTTGGCGTGGTGCTTTGGGAAATCTTCTCATTTGGCAAACAGCCATGGTACGGCTATTCCAATCAAGAG GTTATCCAGCAAGTCACTGGAGGCCACATACTACCG